From Candidatus Nomurabacteria bacterium, the proteins below share one genomic window:
- a CDS encoding helix-turn-helix domain-containing protein, producing the protein MENYHYPLPKEKLMKRYAPIFNGFKLNNNILLVSLPLSGRGAFLKGVVENKDQSLLRQMTDLEEFELLFSSGYDGSDQFGYLNSLITPFLKRMPRSEKNSLLIAITAKETDLALQIIEDYIKNSGKTYILFIMGLDKNISDNPDLLGVIERFYLHGWFSNKKIILICPIINPSLLFNDAFKNLQKSIFQDVQYLPSLDKEELDYVRKRFELTEGITISDDLHIFAQNLCSGHYSIYKYIVKSLHNKPSWIGRSVDDFLKEFPEVRNISGVVSKELKLIELLPKEDRTYIYEQLCLSVGEQSILKSKYIAEPDIDMHLIDMTPLERVIFDALVENMHQAITKEEIAKIVWGEKWVDNYSEWALDKQISRLRKKLSDYGYDLEVIRNRGVVLYLRGERKYGKSF; encoded by the coding sequence ATGGAGAATTATCACTACCCACTTCCAAAAGAAAAGTTAATGAAAAGATATGCTCCGATCTTTAACGGGTTCAAACTCAACAATAATATTCTCCTTGTATCATTACCCTTAAGTGGACGTGGTGCCTTTTTGAAAGGAGTAGTTGAAAACAAAGATCAGTCATTGTTACGACAAATGACGGATTTGGAGGAATTCGAGTTATTATTTTCAAGTGGATATGATGGATCTGATCAATTCGGATATCTAAATTCTTTAATAACACCTTTCCTTAAGCGCATGCCAAGATCAGAAAAAAACTCCTTACTTATAGCGATAACTGCGAAAGAAACTGATCTAGCTCTTCAAATTATTGAAGATTACATCAAAAATTCTGGTAAAACATATATTCTTTTCATCATGGGTTTAGATAAAAATATCTCAGATAACCCAGACTTACTTGGAGTCATAGAAAGGTTCTACCTACACGGCTGGTTTTCAAATAAAAAGATCATTCTCATTTGTCCGATAATTAACCCTAGCTTGTTATTTAACGATGCATTCAAAAATTTGCAAAAGTCAATTTTCCAGGATGTACAGTATTTGCCCAGCTTAGATAAAGAAGAATTAGATTATGTCAGGAAGAGATTCGAACTTACCGAAGGAATTACTATTTCAGACGACTTGCACATTTTTGCTCAGAATTTATGTAGTGGTCACTACAGTATTTACAAATACATCGTAAAATCTTTACATAACAAGCCCTCGTGGATAGGGCGTTCAGTTGATGATTTCTTAAAAGAATTTCCAGAGGTAAGAAACATCTCTGGGGTTGTGTCTAAAGAATTGAAGTTGATCGAACTCTTACCCAAAGAGGATAGGACTTATATCTACGAGCAACTGTGTTTATCGGTCGGTGAGCAGTCGATACTTAAAAGTAAATATATTGCGGAACCAGATATTGATATGCACCTTATCGATATGACCCCGCTTGAGAGAGTAATATTCGATGCATTAGTTGAAAATATGCATCAAGCTATCACTAAAGAGGAGATTGCTAAGATAGTTTGGGGTGAGAAATGGGTTGACAACTACTCTGAGTGGGCTCTAGATAAGCAGATCAGTAGGTTGAGAAAAAAATTGTCTGATTACGGTTATGATCTAGAGGTTATACGTAATAGGGGTGTGGTTTTATATCTTAGAGGAGAGCGCAAGTATGGCAAATCCTTTTGA
- a CDS encoding baseplate J/gp47 family protein, giving the protein MEEAKVKKIIVNSEHELTDLVDAIRSTDAENLIISFTEPSDLLVSPVGIEVLVEIADEEERSLIFQVLDNPAGTRNIVEAGAVYTDTMDEIPSELWEMAYTSMKNRKRDLTDSLKRTSSALSHRKETDDGTTVVDKTEVTETAEEQLNAKTDEDDGSNLETVGADEATDPMTKKELERSEFQQRIDRVLQKSKEEIATGKGKMVTHGGLAIALDHDISAEEIEEVNKEKSSNEPLIEDNSMFDTIKQTESANKKVTFDKQDKLDLTGKDLMNRNRSGLTEDRSIPITGFPKRSSMNNKGVSASGSANKTLPESIQKLVTRFKTLLGSKRFRKFGLILVVPIVLIAIATAYAIYTYTPLVKVNIYIESRPVAAERTFTGDTSVTNFDLENSKVPVKKETLKKERSDSTAATGQASRGEKATGQVRFLCGPIDGEFDVPKTILAGTTLTTNDGLQYVLISDVSFTCPSADFPTGTAEAAEFGADYNISSGKTLEIQGESDVAATTETSFTGGFEEEYTVISQADFDRVVNPLKESAFNEAEAELKRMESDGWVLVQNSVKSELDGQVLTDLPVSAEADILNVTVKTVSTALFYKRQDVESVAEELLIQVAQEEDLFNTENELDLQLSKDINSEVNVTKIEGDQITVVLTVSGSVKPEVNKNDILDNLKGKDLTEGAKYLESLSFVAKKTEISFKPDYFPVNLRYFPTRQGRILLNVKDVEPEVTDEVPQ; this is encoded by the coding sequence ATGGAAGAGGCAAAAGTAAAAAAGATAATTGTAAATTCAGAACACGAGCTCACAGACCTAGTAGATGCTATCAGATCTACAGATGCGGAAAACCTGATCATCTCATTCACAGAACCTTCTGATCTACTTGTTAGTCCTGTCGGCATAGAGGTTCTTGTTGAGATAGCAGACGAAGAGGAGAGATCTTTGATCTTTCAGGTATTGGATAACCCAGCGGGGACAAGGAATATTGTAGAAGCAGGGGCTGTTTACACAGATACAATGGACGAGATCCCATCTGAGTTATGGGAGATGGCATACACAAGTATGAAGAACAGGAAAAGGGATCTTACAGATTCCCTAAAAAGGACTTCTTCTGCATTATCACATCGTAAAGAAACCGATGACGGAACAACCGTAGTCGATAAGACAGAGGTAACAGAAACCGCTGAGGAGCAACTTAATGCCAAGACAGATGAAGATGACGGATCAAACTTAGAAACAGTAGGAGCTGATGAAGCCACAGATCCAATGACGAAAAAAGAGCTCGAGAGGTCTGAATTCCAACAGAGGATCGACAGGGTCCTTCAAAAATCCAAAGAAGAGATAGCAACCGGAAAAGGTAAGATGGTGACCCACGGAGGTCTTGCTATAGCCTTGGATCACGATATATCTGCCGAAGAAATCGAGGAGGTAAATAAAGAAAAAAGCTCGAATGAGCCTCTTATCGAGGATAATTCGATGTTCGATACGATCAAACAAACTGAGAGTGCTAATAAAAAGGTCACCTTCGACAAACAGGATAAACTTGACCTTACAGGCAAAGATCTGATGAATCGAAACAGGTCGGGACTCACAGAAGACAGGTCTATCCCGATCACAGGGTTTCCCAAAAGATCTAGTATGAACAACAAGGGCGTGTCAGCGTCTGGAAGTGCCAACAAAACCCTTCCGGAATCTATTCAAAAGCTCGTTACACGGTTCAAAACTTTACTAGGATCTAAAAGATTTCGCAAATTTGGTTTGATCCTTGTCGTGCCGATCGTTCTAATCGCTATAGCTACTGCTTATGCGATATATACATACACACCATTAGTAAAGGTCAATATCTATATTGAGAGTAGACCGGTTGCTGCAGAGAGAACCTTCACAGGAGATACCTCAGTAACAAACTTTGATCTTGAAAATTCAAAAGTACCTGTAAAGAAGGAAACCTTGAAAAAAGAGCGTTCTGACAGCACCGCTGCTACAGGTCAAGCCTCCAGGGGAGAGAAGGCTACAGGGCAGGTTAGATTCCTCTGCGGTCCAATTGATGGAGAATTTGATGTTCCCAAGACTATCCTCGCTGGTACAACCTTAACTACTAATGATGGTTTACAATATGTATTGATCTCAGATGTATCCTTCACTTGCCCTAGTGCAGATTTTCCTACAGGAACGGCCGAAGCTGCAGAATTTGGTGCAGATTACAATATCAGTTCGGGAAAAACTCTCGAGATACAGGGAGAATCTGACGTTGCTGCTACAACAGAAACTTCTTTCACAGGGGGTTTCGAGGAGGAATATACTGTGATCTCACAAGCTGATTTTGATAGGGTCGTTAATCCTCTTAAGGAATCTGCATTTAACGAAGCAGAGGCAGAATTGAAGAGGATGGAATCAGACGGATGGGTACTCGTACAAAATTCCGTCAAGAGTGAGCTAGATGGACAGGTTCTCACGGATCTACCGGTTAGTGCAGAAGCAGACATCTTGAATGTGACTGTTAAGACCGTCAGTACAGCCCTTTTTTATAAAAGACAGGATGTTGAGTCAGTAGCAGAAGAGCTCTTGATCCAGGTTGCTCAGGAGGAAGATCTATTTAATACGGAGAATGAATTGGATCTACAGCTTTCTAAGGATATCAATTCAGAAGTAAATGTCACTAAGATCGAGGGAGATCAAATAACCGTCGTCCTGACAGTATCCGGATCAGTCAAACCAGAGGTAAACAAAAATGACATCCTCGACAATCTTAAAGGGAAAGATCTCACTGAAGGAGCAAAATACCTAGAAAGTCTATCTTTTGTAGCGAAAAAGACGGAGATAAGTTTCAAACCTGATTATTTCCCTGTAAATCTTAGATATTTTCCTACAAGGCAAGGAAGGATCCTTTTGAATGTAAAGGATGTTGAGCCAGAGGTCACAGACGAGGTTCCACAGTAA
- the pilM gene encoding pilus assembly protein PilM yields MVKLPFLSNKQSSPSQFDENESVLAIDIGTEMLKVLLFKIDELGIVVKKVARVNQQQNAMSKGKIHNLNTVLENCTLAINEVTSGFEPEELPKKAVMGIAGEYVQGVSIIVNYEREELFDQDVTSQEQERIIQTIHDQITSEGKADLANRTGLAEEDVDILHITITGMEIGGMTVDSLIGFRGKNVKLYFYASFAPKTYIESLKKVAITLGLELLGIVAQPFAVARAYAGARNKDFSGIFVDIGGGTTDVAVVKNGNVLDSQMFAFGGRVFTKEIAKKQGLDYRHAESRKLKYSNNDLDKEIHAEVKAISYQTSELWMKALRSALDSLDDVEMFPNQIFLCGGGALLPDIRNVMLEFPWTRRLRFASVPKINIFLPERLYGIIDETGDLNNAYDVTPAALARFAYDKIKNPDNYYLNI; encoded by the coding sequence ATGGTAAAACTGCCTTTCCTTTCAAATAAGCAATCTTCGCCTAGCCAATTCGACGAGAACGAATCTGTGCTTGCGATAGATATTGGAACCGAGATGTTAAAGGTTCTACTTTTCAAGATCGACGAACTAGGGATCGTTGTAAAAAAAGTTGCTCGTGTAAATCAGCAACAGAATGCCATGAGCAAAGGCAAGATCCACAACCTAAATACCGTCTTGGAAAATTGCACTCTTGCAATAAACGAGGTAACTTCAGGTTTCGAACCAGAAGAACTCCCTAAAAAAGCTGTCATGGGGATAGCTGGTGAATATGTGCAGGGAGTTTCTATCATTGTGAATTACGAAAGAGAGGAGCTGTTCGATCAGGATGTGACATCTCAGGAGCAGGAGAGGATCATTCAGACGATACACGATCAGATCACATCAGAAGGTAAAGCGGATCTGGCAAATCGCACAGGATTAGCAGAAGAAGATGTAGATATCCTTCACATAACTATCACCGGTATGGAGATCGGAGGAATGACAGTAGATTCATTGATCGGTTTTCGGGGAAAAAATGTAAAGCTATACTTCTATGCTTCATTTGCACCTAAAACCTACATCGAATCATTAAAGAAGGTCGCCATAACACTCGGATTAGAATTATTAGGTATCGTTGCACAACCTTTCGCAGTAGCAAGGGCGTATGCCGGAGCAAGGAACAAAGATTTCTCAGGGATATTTGTTGATATTGGAGGTGGTACGACAGATGTCGCTGTGGTAAAGAATGGAAATGTACTGGATTCACAGATGTTTGCTTTCGGAGGAAGGGTTTTCACAAAAGAAATCGCAAAGAAACAGGGTCTCGATTACAGACACGCCGAATCCAGAAAATTAAAATATTCAAACAATGATCTCGATAAAGAGATTCATGCAGAGGTAAAAGCAATATCGTATCAAACCTCAGAACTCTGGATGAAGGCCCTTAGATCAGCCCTAGACTCTTTGGATGATGTTGAGATGTTCCCAAATCAAATATTTCTATGTGGCGGAGGTGCATTACTACCCGATATTCGAAATGTTATGCTGGAATTCCCTTGGACCAGAAGACTGAGATTTGCTTCAGTACCAAAGATCAACATCTTTTTACCTGAAAGACTGTATGGGATAATTGATGAAACAGGAGATCTGAATAATGCATATGATGTAACCCCGGCGGCATTGGCACGTTTTGCATATGACAAGATCAAGAATCCGGATAATTACTATTTGAATATCTAA
- a CDS encoding glycosyltransferase family 2 protein, with the protein MDEHDPVLKTERVPIDEIKPKDRRKGYPLHVPLWYTKLFEKVPGLITWSLLLLPIFFSLIGYPQVVVTYVAFLVIYWSYRGFRFLFGLIVGYRRMKRDLKEDWVGEIKKLNKEPMKYVYICPIVKEDLEVLDPAIELFAAQDIGSKNISIVFALEEKYTDDSVPTIKTLISKYKDNFREMFYIVHPFGIPGEVSGVKGANINWATRHFVKYIEERGEKMEEYLLITCDSDLRPHPKYLSAITYKYFTAKEPLRTFFSTAVHTFNNNIWRVPPINRVFAHSLTLAIFHSWVVDKKYRDTWSSYLVNLRTVHDVGYWDPEVGIDDTTFYWNAAIRFKGNFKGEEVYIPTYNDAVENENFIKSHKSLYKQQLRWGWGIIVFPITLAGFYKNPEITFLTKLSMFLKLFNNQLLFLTVIYTITLSTPILNILSPEFQYSSASYNLAKVMSTILTSLMFLNIPVYIVRTKLSPLPKDWKFWRRLLDFGEIALITVNMLTFGFIPKIQAQTEMLFNRFRDKYYATEKVIIKK; encoded by the coding sequence ATGGACGAGCACGATCCTGTTCTAAAGACAGAAAGGGTGCCTATCGATGAGATCAAACCCAAGGATAGAAGAAAGGGTTATCCTCTTCATGTTCCACTCTGGTACACCAAACTGTTTGAAAAGGTTCCCGGACTAATTACATGGTCCTTACTTCTTCTTCCAATTTTTTTCTCTTTGATCGGATACCCACAGGTTGTTGTGACATATGTGGCATTTTTGGTGATCTATTGGTCGTACAGAGGTTTTCGGTTTCTATTCGGTTTGATAGTGGGCTATCGAAGAATGAAAAGGGATCTTAAAGAAGATTGGGTAGGAGAGATCAAAAAGCTCAATAAAGAACCGATGAAGTACGTCTATATATGCCCAATCGTGAAAGAGGACCTAGAAGTACTTGACCCTGCGATCGAACTCTTTGCAGCTCAAGATATCGGTTCAAAAAATATTTCGATCGTTTTCGCTCTTGAAGAGAAATATACTGATGACAGTGTACCTACGATCAAAACACTCATCTCAAAGTATAAGGATAATTTTCGTGAGATGTTCTACATCGTCCATCCGTTTGGGATCCCTGGCGAAGTTTCTGGTGTGAAAGGTGCGAATATTAACTGGGCTACAAGACATTTTGTAAAATACATCGAAGAACGAGGGGAGAAGATGGAGGAGTATCTGCTCATCACCTGTGATAGTGACCTAAGGCCACATCCAAAGTATCTTTCTGCGATCACATACAAATATTTCACAGCCAAAGAACCTTTACGAACTTTCTTTTCCACTGCAGTTCATACTTTCAACAATAATATCTGGCGTGTGCCCCCGATCAACCGTGTCTTTGCACACTCACTCACTTTGGCGATCTTTCATTCGTGGGTTGTAGATAAGAAGTATAGGGATACCTGGTCTTCGTATCTGGTGAATTTGAGAACTGTACACGATGTCGGATATTGGGATCCTGAGGTTGGTATTGATGACACAACTTTCTACTGGAATGCTGCGATCAGGTTCAAAGGAAATTTCAAGGGTGAGGAGGTCTATATCCCTACATATAACGATGCCGTTGAGAATGAAAACTTCATCAAGAGTCACAAGTCATTATACAAACAGCAGTTACGATGGGGGTGGGGAATAATCGTTTTTCCGATCACGTTGGCAGGATTCTACAAAAACCCAGAGATCACATTCCTGACCAAATTAAGCATGTTTTTGAAACTCTTCAATAATCAACTTCTTTTCCTGACTGTGATCTATACGATCACACTTTCCACCCCCATACTAAATATTCTGAGTCCTGAATTCCAATACAGCTCAGCTTCATACAATCTAGCCAAAGTCATGAGCACTATACTCACCAGCCTCATGTTCTTGAACATCCCTGTATACATAGTCAGAACAAAACTTTCACCACTTCCGAAAGATTGGAAGTTCTGGAGAAGGCTTCTGGATTTTGGTGAGATCGCTTTGATCACAGTAAATATGCTCACCTTCGGGTTCATACCAAAGATCCAAGCACAAACAGAGATGTTGTTCAACAGATTCAGAGATAAATATTATGCAACTGAGAAGGTTATAATAAAGAAATAA